In Drosophila simulans strain w501 chromosome X, Prin_Dsim_3.1, whole genome shotgun sequence, one DNA window encodes the following:
- the LOC27209109 gene encoding chaoptin, whose translation MCQGRNLRTSTALVNLLAKCTKSTNGQAAVLAKDEESENRGNLVPQKQRAKRQNKQQQHTQQYTQMLQEQQQHQEQHNQRQQQGRQIEQMAMETNEEAAAAKEHEHQTKPTDSECKGKHKHQRNRNNVAGVQQHVLRLQLELQLLLCALLPTALLLGLLPLPPGAAATARISSAKGPARELLLTEMGGGGVGVGVGGSSGGAAHPAGGGPGTGLAGGDGGGAAGIECPSFDNTACPCYKFEDGLFLECPGTTAISLRSTLERISAPIHSLSIYDFDRSVTSLSQDVFQPGVHIRHLQFSHSHLEALKDNSLRNVRSSLESLSIVNGKLTQMPSRALSSMQKLTALDFDYNEIVRVDDYSFYGLRISKLNMKGNRLQGMPEHAFAGLEECMQEIDVSENGLRTFPLMALRKLDHLRILRLSNNRIPTFYGDIQLATNNASAAAAAVGAFQLPSLIFLDLSSNQFAEIGPDCFRAFPQLKTLSFYANQIELVQPEAFKSLRELMSLDMSHNRIIGLDPKVFEKNKRLQTVDLSHNHIHTIGGVFSDLPQLREVFLSENNILELPADAFTNSTNVDVIYLESNAIAHIDPNVFSTLVNLDHLYLRSNFIPLLPVTLFDKSTKLTSLSLDNNEIQDLEIGMFRKLEHLREVRLHNNRIRRVRRGVFEPLPSLQELHIQKNSIEDIEPRAFHTLENMQHINLQDNQLTVLEDIFPDENSSLLSVQLEANYLHKVHPRTFRRQQKVQIMWLKDNQLTRVERSFFADTPQLGRLYLSDNKIRDIEKDTFVNLLLLQFLDLSGNQLRQLRRDYFAPLQDLEELSLARNHIEAIEGYAFAKLKNLKSLDLSHNPLVQLTRDIFSDELPLNSLNLGNCSLRKLDQHAFKSLTNLNELNLERNQLNPADIQTLDIPNLRRLLLSHNNFSYVGSVGIMAGMLDRLRSLQHLSMSNCSLGQIPDLLFAKNTNLVRLDLCDNRLTQMNRNIFSGLNVFKELKLCRNELSDFPHIALYNLSTLESLDLARNHLSSIDFFKLSGTLNLRQLILRDNKITALSGFNAVNLTQLDSVDLSGNLLLSLPANFLRHSINLQKVDLSSNRFLQIPSSALSDVSIPRLSWLNLTGNPINRIYTVKEERYPYLKELYICQTNLSILTSKDFEAFQALQHLHLVNNRITRISPGAFKSLTNLLTLDLSVNELEMLPKERLQGLRLLRFLNISHNTLKDLEEFSVDLSEMQTLDLSFNQLDRISKKTFRNLHGLLELLLMGNRMTVLSNDAFRFLRKLHVLDLRKNYFELVPLDPLRPLETNLRTLRLEENPLHCSCDAQKLWEWLRDHRKWSLITGSGAGGGTGGLTGGLGGDSINYLRCEHPTELRGKVFGRMEPQQFCDAPLIPKMAIQDIQPYSVVVSWQGRDHLGLNGFEIVYHATGDGLVPAGSPTNRERDSHDPDRQRSRDQEQRARERDRERERDRERFPVATDEIHAKRLNGTASSTKLTKLSPNTRYHICVIGSGNWLSEPLANALQRLHANDSLREEEAVMMSAALPESFSPYQHQHNRNSNGNANPAIVQDHNKNQNPDQDLDNVVGQDNALMQVLKNSHISACTDVQTLDSTPSLVTDENGLSSNGFIHTILTRRLGLIVGCCLGIIVFIVMISVLSYVKLKKKRTENAKRQAALPPEYISYRHFSIPNEELTRTAANAGAVAAAARAASAAAANNSNNSNNSTDAGSSPHMSSVPSGISAHISGTSLSTGGTGTGSTTTTPIGGVPIGGLPLGKAGSPLVGVGLVVADSSVDVGYAHSHAHAHAHRQNNGYMAAGVVLNTNHLSVC comes from the exons ATGTGCCAAGGGAGGAATTTAAGGACGTCAACAGCGCTGGTAAACTTATTAGCGAAATGCACGAAGTCAACAAACGGACAGGCGGCAGTCCTTGCAAAGGACGAGGAATCGGAAAATCGGGGAAACCTCGTGCCGCAAAAACAACGAGCTAAACGTCaaaacaagcagcagcaacacacacAGCAGTACACGCAGatgctgcaggagcagcagcaacatcaggaGCAGCATAATCAGCGCCAGCAACAAGGACGTCAAATAGAGCAAATGGCAATGGAGACAAATGAAGAGGCGGCGGCTGCCAAGGAGCACGAACACCAGACCAAACCGACAGACTCCGAatgcaaaggcaaacacaaacaccaaCGGAATCGCAATAATGTTGCCGGCGTTCAGCAGCATGTCCTGCGGTTGCAGTtggagctgcagttgctcctgtGCGCCCTGTTGCCGACTGCCTTGCTGCTGGGGCTGCTGCCCCTGCCACCTGGCGCCGCAGCCACGGCCAGGATTTCCAGTGCCAAAGGCCCTGCACGTGAGCTCCTCTTAACCGAGATGGGCGGAGGAGGAGTCGGGGTCGGAGTTGGCGGCTCCTCCGGCGGAGCAGCACACCCGGCGGGCGGTGGCCCTGGCACAGGACTCGCCGGGGGAGACGGAGGAGGTGCGGCTGGCATCGAGTGCCCCAGCTTCGACAACACCGCCTGTCCCTGCTACAAGTTCGAGGATG GACTTTTCCTGGAGTGTCCCGGCACGACGGCGATATCGCTGCGCTCAACCCTCGAGCGAATATCGGCGCCGATCCACTCGCTGTCCATCTACGACTTCGACCGCTCGGTGACGTCACTATCGCAGGACGTCTTCCAGCCGGGCGTCCATATCAGGCACCTGCAGTTCTCCCACTCGCACCTAGAGGCGCTCAAGGACAACAGCCTGCGCAACGTCCGCTCGAGCCTGGAGTCGCTCAGCATTGTTAATGGGAAACTAACGCAG ATGCCATCTCGAGCTCTGAGCTCGATGCAAAAGCTGACGGCCCTTGATTTCGACTACAACGAGATCGTGCGGGTGGACGACTATAGCTTTTACGGGCTGCGGATCTCCAAGCTTAATATGAAGGGCAACCGGCTGCAGGGAATGCCGGAGCACGCCTTTGCCGGGCTGGAGGAGTGCATGCAGGAGATAGACGTCTCAGAGAACGGCCTGCGCACCTTTCCACTGATGGCTCTCCGAAAACTGGACCACCTGCGAATTTTGAGGCTCTCAAACAACCGGATACCCACCTTCTACGGGGACATCCAGTTGGCCACCAACAATgcgtcggcagcggcggctgcAGTAGGTGCGTTTCAGTTGCCTTCCTTAATTTTTCTGGACCTGAGCTCCAATCAGTTTGCCGAAATCGGACCCGACTGCTTCAGGGCCTTTCCCCAGCTAAAAACTCTCTCCTTCTACGCCAATCAGATAGAGTTGGTCCAACCGGAGGCTTTTAAGAGCCTGCGTGAGCTAATGTCCCTGGACATGTCACACAACAGGATTATAGGATTAGATCCCAAGGTATTCGAGAAGAACAAGAGATTGCAAACGGTGGATCTTAGCCACAATCATATACACACTATTGGTGGGGTGTTTTCGGACTTACCTCAATTAAGAGAGGTCTTTCTGAGTGAGAACAACATCCTGGAGCTGCCGGCAGATGCGTTTACCAACTCCACAAATGTCGATGTCATTTACCTGGAGTCCAATGCCATAGCCCACATAGATCCCAATGTTTTCAGCACCCTGGTTAACCTAGATCACCTGTACTTGAGGTCAAACTTTATACCCCTCTTACCTGTGACCCTGTTTGACAAGAGCACCAAGCTTACATCCCTGTCCTTGGACAACAATGAGATCCAGGATCTGGAGATAGGCATGTTCCGGAAGTTAGAGCACCTGAGGGAGGTGAGACTGCACAACAATCGCATCCGTCGGGTAAGAAGGGGCGTGTTTGAGCCCCTGCCCTCCCTTCAGGAGTTGCACATCCAGAAGAACAGTATTGAGGATATCGAACCGCGGGCGTTTCACACCTTGGAAAATATGCAGCACATTAATCTTCAGGATAATCAACTAACTGTACTCGAAGATATCTTTCCAGATGAAAATTCCTCTTTACTCTCTGTGCAGCTAGAAGCCAACTACCTGCACAAAGTTCACCCCCGCACATTTCGTCGGCAGCAGAAGGTGCAAATTATGTGGCTAAAAGACAATCAGTTGACCAGAGTGGAAAGGTCTTTCTTCGCTGATACGCCTCAATTGGGTAGGTTGTATCTGAGCGACAATAAAATAAGAGATATAGAAAAGGACACTTTTGTAAACCTCTTACTACTGCAATTTCTTGACTTGAGTGGCAATCAACTGAGACAACTGAGAAGGGACTATTTCGCACCGCTTCAGGATCTCGAGGAACTAAGTCTAGCCCGAAATCACATAGAGGCCATTGAAGGTTATGCTTTTGCCAAGCTTAAGAATCTGAAGTCTCTGGATCTTTCTCACAATCCGCTGGTGCAACTAACCCGGGATATTTTCAGCGATGAATTGCCTTTAAACTCTCTAAATTTGGGAAATTGTTCTCTAAGAAAACTGGACCAACATGCGTTTAAATCACTGACCAACCTTAATGAGCTGAATCTGGAAAGAAACCAACTGAATCCAGCGGATATTCAAACGCTAGATATACCAAATCTCAGAAGACTTCTTTTGAGCCATAACAACTTCAGCTATGTCGGATCTGTTGGCATCATGGCTGGAATGTTGGATAGACTCCGCTCTCTGCAGCATCTTTCCATGTCTAATTGTAGTTTGGGGCAAATACCCGATTTGCTCTttgccaaaaacacaaatttgGTAAGACTAGACCTGTGTGACAACCGGCTGACCCAGATGAATCGGAATATCTTCAGTGGCCTTAATGTGTTTAAGGAACTGAAGCTTTGCAGAAATGAACTTTCCGATTTTCCGCATATAGCCCTCTATAATCTCAGCACTCTGGAAAGCCTGGACCTTGCCCGAAACCATTTGTCTTCGATTGATTTCTTCAAGCTAAGCGGAACCTTAAATCTTAGGCAACTAATCCTGAGAGACAATAAGATTACCGCCTTGAGTGGCTTTAATGCCGTTAACCTAACCCAGTTGGACAGCGTGGACTTGAGTGGCAACCTGCTGCTCTCCTTGCCGGCAAACTTCTTGCGTCATTCGATCAATTTGCAGAAGGTTGACTTGTCCAGCAATCGATTCCTGCAAATACCCTCATCAGCTTTGTCGGATGTTTCCATACCACGACTCTCATGGTTGAACTTGACGGGCAACCCTATTAACCGGATTTATACTGTGAAGGAAGAGCGGTATCCCTACCTAAAGGAACTCTACATCTGTCAGACGAACCTTTCCATACTCACCTCCAAGGATTTCGAGGCCTTTCAGGCGTTGCAACACCTCCATTTGGTGAACAACAGAATTACAAGAATTTCTCCGGGCGCCTTTAAATCTCTGACCAATCTCCTCACACTGGACTTGAGTGTCAATGAGTTGGAAATGCTGCCCAAAGAGCGATTGCAAGGACTTCGACTGCTACGTTTCCTCAATATTTCGCATAATACCCTCAAGGATCTAGAGGAGTTTAGCGTCGATCTCTCGGAGATGCAAACTCTGGACCTGAGCTTTAACCAGCTGGATCGTATTTCAAAGAAGACCTTTAGAAATCTCCACGGTCTGCTGGAACTGCTACTTATGGGCAATCGAATGACAGTTCTATCAAACGACGCCTTCCGGTTCTTAAGGAAACTCCATGTTCTGGATCTGCGTAAAAATTATTTCGAGCTGGTGCCGTTGGATCCACTAAGGCCCCTGGAAACCAATTTAAGAACCCTAAGGCTGGAGG AGAATCCACTGCATTGCAGCTGTGACGCTCAGAAGCTCTGGGAATGGCTGCGGGATCACCGTAAATGGTCGCTTATCACGGGCTCTGGCGCAGGAGGAGGAACAGGAGGACTGACCGGAGGTCTGGGCGGGGACTCCATTAATTACCTAAGGTGCGAACACCCAACGGAGCTGCGGGGCAAGGTGTTCGGCCGGATGGAGCCGCAGCAGTTTTGCGACGCGCCGCTAATACCCAAAATGGCCATCCAGGACATTCAGCCCTACTCGGTGGTCGTGTCCTGGCAGGGCCGCGACCATTTGGGCCTCAATGGTTTCGAAATTGTTTATCACGCCACTGGCGACGGCCTCGTTCCGGCCGGATCTCCAACGAACCGTGAGCGGGACAGTCACGACCCGGATAGGCAGCGAAGTCGGGACCAGGAGCAGCGTGCACGAGAGCGAGATCGCGAAAGGGAACGGGACAGAGAGCGGTTCCCCGTCGCCACCGATGAG ATCCATGCCAAGCGGCTAAATGGGACGGCCAGCTCGACCAAGCTAACCAAGCTGAGCCCCAATACCCGCTATCACATCTGTGTCATCGGGAGCGGTAATTGGCTCTCGGAGCCGCTGGCGAACGCTCTGCAACGGCTCCATGCCAACGATTCCTTGCgcgaggaggaggcggtgaTGATGTCGGCGGCGCTGCCGGAGTCATTTTCGCCTTATCAGCATCAGCACAACCGGAACTCCAATGGTAACGCTAATCCAGCCATAGTCCAGGATCACAACAAGAACCAAAATCCTGACCAGGACCTGGACAACGTCGTCGGTCAGGACAACGCTCTGATGCAGGTGCTGAAGAACTCTCACATCTCCGCCTGCACAGATGTCCAGACACTGGACTCCACGCCCAGCTTGGTCACCGATGAGAACGGGCTTTCCAGCAATGGCTTCATTCACACCATCCTGACCAGAAGGTTGGGCCTGATTGTGGGCTGCTGCCTGGGCATCATAGTGTTCATCGTAATGATCTCGGTTTTGAGTTATGTCAAGCTGAAGAAGAAGCGCACCGAAAACGCCAAGCGGCAGGCTGCCTTGCCGCCGGAGTACATATCCTACCGGCACTTCTCCATACCCAATGAGGAGCTGACCAGGACCGCTGCTAATGCAGGAGCAGTAGCGGCAGCAGCGAGGGCCGCGTCAGCAGCCGCTGCGAATAATTCGAATAACTCGAATAATTCGACCGACGCCGGTAGCTCTCCCCACATGTCCAGTGTGCCCAGCGGCATTAGTGCCCACATTAGCGGGACCAGCCTTAGCACAGGTGGCACGGGCACCGGCTCCACAACCACCACACCCATCGGAGGCGTACCAATTGGTGGCTTGCCTCTGGGCAAGGCGGGAAGTCCCCTTGTGGGCGTGGGTTTGGTGGTGGCCGACTCCTCTGTGGACGTAGGTTACGcccacagccacgcccatgcccatgcccaccGGCAGAATAACGGTTACATGGCAGCGGGCGTGGTGCTCAATACAAACCACTTGAGCGTGTGTTAG
- the LOC6726638 gene encoding pinin, with the protein MTKVSGTKTRDDGEPATKRERKEMHSHKKDRRERMERMERMERMDRRDRRDRRDRRDRRDRRDRRDRKEPARGISSRMRNISPNHSKTSESTEADCSDSSYSDSSYSTSGSSSCTSFLSSTSSSYSSSDSEPEPEGSVKKLERAKHSCCHYRHHRRHRRHQNPRHSHRRRHVTRCHHSNHGRFSKRSAKKSRRGISAAKGAITVKEELVEEISPASAAGVIQIPAPIPQPVPAPIPAILSVSESQPHSHSHSHSRSQSHSHLHSHSNSHNNPHPQPVPAPVPVPIPAPIAMPTPMREPSSVVLDRKSRVRSSTSQNIASAASSSSGTNQAIIQSSTITITKTISNATGMAESHSSGGASISSTKNKGDSSTGQSAKAVVAHHVGSKATYQAPKTSVASTSSKAVVRSNASASSSHGNHISSSSNFTQLHSSARPSAAKDHNKSPQQNRSGSSGPKGRSSINDLPRRGSSPSTGAEPSRQKQSGQNQNGRNCSSQWNHRRGEGDGGGAEANGRGYRAVGEVRKVTSRNGKDAFKFRQPVRNVRLHIKGLTRQVTKAHITEIFGHFGALTAVDFPMDRFQGRQGRGYAFVEYSRPEDCANAIKHMNGGQIDGKLIRVSAFQENMLKAPWRQYRRYSPVNRRQSQRTLSRSSSRSRSPSRSATGSEYGSRSSHSRFRSMSASRNPRRNRSKSRSYSRSSPRHGHYHRRDSRSP; encoded by the coding sequence ATGACCAAGGTATCAGGGACGAAGACAAGGGACGATGGCGAGCCAGCCACTAAGCGCGAACGCAAGGAGATGCATTCGCACAAGAAAGATCGCAGGGAGCGCATGGAACGCATGGAACGCATGGAGCGCATGGATCGCAGGGACCGCAGAGACCGCAGAGACCGCAGAGATCGCAGGGACCGCAGAGACCGCAGGGACCGCAAAGAGCCAGCCAGAGGCATCTCCTCCCGGATGAGGAACATCTCACCAAATCATTCGAAAACTTCGGAGAGCACCGAAGCAGACTGCAGCGACTCCAGCTACTCGGACTCGAGCTACAGCACCTCTGGATCGTCCAGCTGCACAAGCTTCTTGagctccaccagcagcagctactCGTCGAGCGACAGCGAGCCAGAGCCAGAAGGATCCGTCAAAAAGCTTGAGCGCGCCAAGCACTCGTGTTGCCATTACCGACACCATCGTCGCCATAGGCGCCACCAAAATCCTCGTCATTCGCACCGTCGTCGTCATGTCACCCGTTGCCATCACTCGAATCACGGACGCTTCTCCAAGCGTTCGGCTAAAAAGAGTCGTCGTGGCATATCCGCCGCCAAGGGAGCTATCACGGTTAAGGAAGAGCTTGTCGAAGAAATATCTCCTGCTTCAGCCGCTGGGGTCATTCAGATACCGGCACCCATTCCGCAGCCCGTGCCGGCACCCATTCCGGCTATCCTGTCTGTTTCGGAGTCACAAccgcattcccattcccattcccattcccgttcGCAATCGCATTCCCATCTCCATAGCCATTCCAACTCCCATAACAATCCCCACCCGCAACCCGTTCCGGCCCCTGTCCCGGTTCCAATTCCTGCTCCGATCGCCATGCCAACTCCGATGAGGGAGCCAAGCAGCGTAGTATTGGACCGCAAGTCTCGTGTACGCAGCTCCACCTCGCAGAACATCGCCTCGGCCGCCAGCAGTTCTAGCGGCACCAACCAAGCCATCATACAGTCTAGCACTATAACCATTACCAAGACGATTTCCAACGCCACTGGCATGGCCGAAAGCCACTCAAGTGGCGGCGCTAGCATCTCCAGCACAAAAAATAAGGGGGACAGCAGCACCGGCCAATCTGCAAAGGCAGTTGTCGCCCATCACGTGGGCAGCAAGGCGACTTACCAAGCCCCCAAGACTTCAGTGGCAAGCACCTCTTCGAAAGCGGTGGTCAGGTCTAACGCAAGCGCCAGTTCAAGCCACGGGAACCACATCAGCTCCAGCTCGAATTTCACCCAGCTGCACTCCAGTGCCAGGCCCTCGGCAGCCAAAGATCACAACAAGAGTCCTCAGCAGAACCGCTCCGGCAGCTCAGGCCCCAAGGGCAGGTCGTCAATCAACGATCTACCACGTCGCGGTTCTTCACCGTCCACTGGTGCAGAACCTAGTCGCCAAAAACAAAGCGGTCAAAACCAAAATGGGCGGAATTGCAGCAGCCAGTGGAACCACCGGCGCGGTGAAGGggatggaggaggagcagaagcaaaTGGACGGGGCTACAGAGCCGTGGGTGAGGTCAGAAAAGTGACTTCCAGAAACGGAAAGGACGCCTTCAAATTTCGCCAACCCGTGCGCAATGTGCGCCTGCACATTAAGGGATTGACGCGTCAGGTGACCAAGGCGCACATCACCGAGATATTTGGTCACTTCGGAGCCCTGACGGCAGTCGACTTTCCAATGGACCGTTTCCAAGGGCGCCAGGGACGCGGATACGCCTTTGTGGAGTACTCACGTCCAGAGGACTGCGCCAATGCCATCAAGCACATGAACGGCGGGCAGATCGATGGCAAGCTGATCAGGGTGTCCGCCTTCCAGGAGAACATGCTAAAGGCGCCGTGGCGTCAATACCGCCGTTACTCGCCAGTCAACCGGCGCCAGAGCCAGCGTACGTTGTCCCGCTCGTCGTCACGCTCGCGATCGCCGTCCCGCTCTGCGACCGGCTCGGAATACGGGTCGCGGTCCTCCCACTCTCGCTTCCGCTCTATGTCGGCTTCGCGCAATCCTCGGCGCAACCGCTCCAAGTCGCGCTCCTACTCTCGCTCATCGCCGCGCCACGGACATTACCATCGCCGCGATTCGCGTTCGCCCTAG